The following proteins come from a genomic window of Coffea arabica cultivar ET-39 chromosome 11c, Coffea Arabica ET-39 HiFi, whole genome shotgun sequence:
- the LOC113717387 gene encoding uncharacterized protein, with translation MARSGINLSHRSAAYRAVLDGKRQSVENFRSFWREEGVKPLDKCGDTVLHFLAIHGNVAAFGLLLQDGLVTSENLKAKNVNGDTALHEAARFGHKDVAEIILRTERDLVSESNKLGETPLFVAAACGKKEVFSLLEKYIGDYMRRRNDGCTILHAAVIGECYSLAIGILGSYPDLAGKRNEKGKTALHLLAAKQESFRSGSAYTLKDLGMKSLIPLHILRTIIYSCIPVLYKESRPVHIAEEPNNSASIHKLNRSPTVNYILGFPWLKEIDDAKQSHAVAVMLAERLIRREDWSNYVHTEDKDLEGSQFGISPEKKHRMPDPLIQATRLGIIEVVQEILSVYPEAAYSFDGKGRNILQIAVEEKKWFLYDYLMTSGTNMDRMLSAIDCEGNSIIHLAARLESPPSIPPGVFQQMMWGVLWFKRVQYDSFPYLWQLQNSDGKTAKQVFETNHASLREKAEETVRSLANTVLIVSVLIGTINFAAIFTVPGGFDQTTGEAIFLKNRRWEFGLLMFYLAGGLFSSLFTMGTLLVIIFLRFEIEDFYLSLPCYYVVDMISIFYSAVFTIVAAFQALIVQKVVITDYRPLVVVFFIYCLVALVLMETSYLIFDYVYYLIRYCLCYRGRES, from the exons ATGGCAAGGTCTGGAATCAACTTAAGCCATCGATCTGCTGCTTATAGAGCAGTCTTAGATGGGAAAAGACAGTCAGTAGAAAACTTTCGCAGTTTCTGGAGGGAAGAAGGTGTGAAACCACTTGATAAATGTGGTGATACTGTTCTCCATTTTCTGGCCATTCACGGAAATGTGGCTGCCTTCGGATTACTTCTCCAAGATGGTCTTGTGACCAGTGAAAATCTGAAGGCCAAGAATGTCAACGGCGACACTGCATTGCATGAGGCTGCAAGATTTGGTCACAAGGATGTTGCAGAGATCATCTTAAGGACAGAAAGGGATTTAGTGTCTGAGAGCAACAAACTGGGTGAAACCCCTCTTTTTGTGGCTGCTGCATGTGGGAAAAAGGAAGTTTTCTCACTTCTGGAAAAGTATATCGGTGATTACATGAGGAGGAGGAATGATGGATGCACAATCCTTCATGCTGCAGTAATTGGAGAATGTTACA GTTTGGCAATTGGCATATTGGGGTCCTATCCTGATCTTGCTGGAAAAcgtaatgaaaaaggaaaaactgcTTTACATCTTTTGGCTGCAAAACAAGAGTCCTTCAGGAGTGGTTCTGCCTACACGCTCAAAGATCTTGGGATGAAGTCCCTCATTCCCCTGCATATACTCCGAACTATAATCTATTCTT GTATTCCAGTCTTGTACAAGGAATCGCGACCTGTCCATATTGCAGAAGAACCAAACAATTCAGCttccattcataaattgaaCAGATCTCCTACTGTCAATTATATCTTGG GTTTTCCTTGGCTTAAAGAAATTGATGATGCAAAGCAAAGCCATGCAGTTGCAGTAATGCTTGCAGAAAGGTTAATCAGAAGAGAAGATTGGAGCAACTATGTGCATACAGAGGACAAAGATCTTGAAGGCAGCCAGTTTGGGATATCACCAGAAAAGAAACATAGGATGCCAGATCCACTAATACAAGCAACGAGACTGGGCATCATTGAGGTAGTTCAGGAAATCCTCAGTGTCTACCCTGAAGCTGCGTATAGTTTCGATGGAAAAGGAAGGAATATACTGCAAATTGCAGTGGAGGAGAAAAAATGGTTCTTGTACGACTACTTGATGACTAGTGGTACTAACATGGACAGGATGCTAAGTGCTATTGATTGCGAAGGAAATAGCATTATACATCTCGCAGCACGCCTGGAATCCCCTCCCAGCATTCCCCCTGGAGTTTTTCAGCAAATGATGTGGGGAGTCCTCTGGTTTAAG CGGGTGCAATATGACTCTTTTCCATATCTCTGGCAACTACAAAATTCTGATGGGAAGACAGCAAAACAAGTATTCGAGACGAACCATGCAAGTCTACGCGAAAAGGCTGAGGAAACTGTGAGATCATTGGCCAACACTGTGTTGATTGTGTCTGTCCTCATTGGTACCATAAACTTTGCTGCAATTTTTACTGTACCTGGAGGTTTCGATCAAACGACTGGAGAGGCCATTTTTCTCAAGAACCGGCGCTGGGAATTCGGCTTGTTGATGTTCTACTTAGCTGGAGGGCTGTTCTCCTCTCTGTTCACCATGGGGACTCTGCTTGTGATTATCTTTTTGCGATTTGAAATTGAGGATTTTTATCTTTCCCTGCCCTGCTACTATGTGGTGGACATGATTTCCATCTTCTACTCCGCGGTCTTCACAATCGTAGCAGCTTTTCAAGCATTAATAGTGCAGAAAGTCGTGATTACCGACTACAGGCCCCTCGTGGTGGTCTTCTTTATCTATTGTCTGGTAGCCCTTGTGCTCATGGAAACATCATATCTGATATTCGACTATGTGTATTACCTAATTCGTTATTGCCTTTGTTATAGAGGGCGAGAATCTTAA